The following proteins are encoded in a genomic region of Ostrinia nubilalis chromosome 1, ilOstNubi1.1, whole genome shotgun sequence:
- the LOC135071966 gene encoding chromodomain-helicase-DNA-binding protein 1 isoform X3 has translation MLLKGFMHESGSESTSDKGEKSDSGSGSGSGSGSESDSGSSSSGSGSGGRSGSEKSSLADRSHHSEHHSNANSSKSDHHTDKDSSDDDSPSKPRSRGGHGRVKSDLWEDNPDIYGIRRSSRSRKEPDRLKLADSDSSERGDRGRSHRKNRKKSDSWNSDTSESDSDMKGSPPPPSKRPGQRSVPLRKKKPARRRRFTSEEEESTEASDEDTRSRTATRRTGAAVSYKEASDEQTDSSDLLEVEGVDGEGEAEPEIEEHSETIEKVLGIRRGKKGVTGNVTTIYYIEEHGDPNEGCNPNDEETTEPQYLIKWKGWSHIHNTWESEASLNEQKVKGLKKLENYIKKEAELSWWRQQAGPEDIDYYECQSELQQELVKTYNNVERIIAEQTRELEGGGTAHEYFCKWESLPYADATWEDSSLIERRWPVEVDNFKQREAAKTTPSRHCPVLRRRPKFHQIKEQPEYMGKDQTYFLRDYQMDGLNWLIHSWCKDNSVILADEMGLGKTIQTICFLYYLFKSQQLYGPFLCVVPLSTMTAWQREFQQWAPDINVVTYIGDVVSRDIIRQFEWSFASSKRLKFNAILTTYEILLKDRQFLRSFSWACLLVDEAHRLKNDDSLLYKALKEFETNHRLLVTGTPLQNSLKELWALLHFIMPYKFESWEEFEKDHEDASTKGYEKLHRQLEPFILRRQKKDVEKSLPAKVEQILRVEMTSIQKQYYKWILTKNYSALRKGVKGSINTFINIVIELKKCCNHALLTKPEDFESRASLATTDAVEKLLRGSGKLLLLDKLLCRLKETGHRVLIFSQMVRMLDILAEYLQRRHFPFQRLDGSIKGEIRKQALDHFNAEGSQDFCFLLSTRAGGLGINLATADTVIIFDSDWNPQNDLQAQARAHRIGQKNQVNIYRLVTARSVEEDIVERAKRKMVLDHLVIQRMDTTGRTVLNKRDGSATTANNPFNKEDLNAILKFGAEELFKDDDENDEDPVCDIDEILQRAETRDEGPAMVGDELLSAFKVASFAFDEDKAVMEVKKENAEEDVKDWDDIIPENVRKTIAEEEKNKEMEDLYLPPRRKNLQQNNADGTEGGRKRRGRSEGMDGADGEGDAESDASDGDASADDDRPRKRGRPPASHREKIKGFTDQEIRRFVKSYKKFSAPLKHLDSIACDAELQEKPLAELKRLGEILEERCRAVLNDPSEAVAEQNEGRKNTRKTFKLGGVPVNAKTLSACLEELAPLDNFLPQTKEERLKWQLDFRTRPANFDVEWGVADDSKLLAGIYQYGMGSWEAIKMDSSFEIGDKILTNEDKKPQAKHLQSRAEYLLKLIKKLLDQKNGKQKQRKPRVKRGTKEPVTKDIIEDDMSSGDDKKANNKGVKNDKDKGKLKLDDISTHDETSNDKKENFKNRTKKDGKGRSKGDKVKGRKKPAGPMHFTANNEPRALEVLGDLDPSVFEECKEKMRPVKKALRALDNPDQNLSESEQVTRTRTCLTQIGSQIDICLEAYPDPEKKVEWRSNLWYFVSKFTNFDAKQLYKLYKYGLKKTDNKKGGKHKENVKANNKNHHNSNNHVKHAKRDVKHDESNEKKDRKERSKVDKEKSDKANDKTPHSSGIKRKLEDGECDPEPSENKRHERHKHKHKDRKDRDSSLKRDDLMYSSRSRSERDRDRERDRERDRDRERDRERDRDRERVRERSRTRRDSGGVGGPRARAPYSMPHATALHAEHPAHPGWTPPAYPGPRQYRGDRNARPHDKRSRYSGFGAMAGPYSGYYEGAAMPSGMGFPPVRPYPDDWRGYPPSDYQYDERDYEREVYRRDYDRRAPPT, from the exons ATGCTCCTG AAAGGATTCATGCATGAATCTGGGAGTGAGTCAACAAGTGACAAAGGGGAAAAGAGTGACTCGGGTTCAGGCAGTGGTTCTGGCTCCGGAAGTGAAAG TGACAGTGGCTCTAGCTCATCTGGATCAGGTTCTGGTGGAAGATCAGGATCAGAAAAGTCTTCGTTGGCAGACAGATCACATCACAGCGAACATCACAGTAATGCTAACTCTTCAAAATCTGATCACCATACAGACAAAGACTCTTCAGATGATGACTCTCCATCTAAACCTAGGTCTAGAGGTGGTCATGGTCGAGTCAAATCAGATCTTTGGGAAGACAATCCTGATATATATGGCATCAGGAGGTCAAGTAGATCTAGAAAAGAACCTGATAGACTCAAATTAGCTGATAGTGATTCAAGTGAAAGAGGTGACAGAGGCAGATCACACAggaaaaacagaaaaaaaag TGACTCATGGAATTCCGACACATCAGAGAGTGACAGTGATATGAAGGGTTCACCACCTCCACCATCAAAAAGACCAGGCCAAAGAAGTGTACCATTGAGAAAAAAGAAACCAGCGAGAAGAAGAAGATTCACAAGTGAAGAAGAGGAGTCTACAGAAGCTTCAGATGAAGATACACGAAG TCGAACAGCAACACGGCGTACAGGTGCGGCAGTTAGCTATAAAGAAGCTAGTGATGAACAAACAGACTCTTCTGACCTCTTGGAAGTGGAAGGGGTTGATGGTGAAGGTGAAGCTGAGCCGGAGATTGAAGAACACAGTGAGACAATTGAGAAAGTTCTAGGAATTCGAAGGGGGAAGAAAGGAG TCACTGGGAATGTGACTACCATCTATTACATAGAAGAACATGGTGATCCTAATGAGGGATGTAACCCCAATGATGAAGAAACAACGGAACCTCAGTACCTGATAAAATGGAAAGGGTGGTCACATATTCATAATACGTGGGAGTCTGAAGCATCATTAAATGAACAAAAAGTTAAGGGTCTCAAGAAATTAGagaattatattaaaaaagaaGCCGAACTCTCATGGTGGAGACAACAAGCAGGCCCAGAGGATATAGATTACTATGAATGTCAATCTGAACTCCAGCAAGAGTTGGTTAAAACATACAACAATGTGGAGAGGATAATAG CTGAGCAGACAAGAGAACTGGAAGGTGGAGGAACAGCCCATGAGTATTTTTGCAAGTGGGAGTCTCTGCCTTATGCTGATGCTACATGGGAGGACTCCTCGCTAATAGAGCGGCGATGGCCAGTGGAGGTGGACAACTTTAAACAAAGAGAAGCTGCCAAAACTACTCCGTCTAGACATTGTCCTGTTCTAAGAAGGAGgcccaaatttcatcaaattaagGAGCAGCCTGAATACATGGGAAAAGATCAG acaTATTTTTTAAGAGATTATCAAATGGATGGATTGAACTGGTTAATACATTCCTGGTGTAAAGACAATTCAGTCATTCTTGCCGATGAAATGGGTTTAGGTAAAACAATACAG ACAATATGTTTTTTATACTACCTCTTCAAATCGCAACAACTTTATGGACCATTCTTGTGTGTGGTGCCTTTGAGTACAATGACTGCATGGCAGAGGGAGTTCCAGCAGTGGGCACCGGACATAAACGTAGTTACGTACATTGGCGACGTTGTTAGCAGAGATATT ATTAGACAGTTTGAATGGAGTTTTGCCAGCTCAAAGAGATTGAAATTCAATGCCATTCTAACAACTTATGAAATTTTGTTGAAAGACAGACAGTTCCTAAGGTCTTTTAGTTGGGCATGCTTGTTAGTTGATGAAGCCCATAGACTAAAAAATGACGACTCACTGTTATACAAAGCCTTAAAAGAGTTTGAGACTAACCATAGGTTATTGGTAACTGGAACACCATTACAGAATTCTCTCAAAGAACTATGGGCtctattacattttattatgcCATACAA ATTCGAGTCATGGGAGGAATTCGAAAAAGACCATGAGGATGCATCAACAAAAGGCTATGAAAAATTGCATCGGCAGCTGGAGCCATTTATATTGCGTAGGCAAAAGAAGGACGTTGAGAAGTCATTGCCTGCTAAAGTAGAACAAATATTGAGGGTGGAGATGACCTCCATTCAAAAGCAATATTACAAATGGATTCTAACTAAGAATTACAGTGCCTTGCGTAAAGGCGTGAAAGGGTCGATCAATACGTTCATTAACATTGTGATAGAACTGAAAAAATGTTGTAACCATGCGCTTTTGACGAAGCCAGAGGACTTCGAGTCGAGAGCGTCGCTTGCGACAACAGATGCTGTAGAG AAACTTTTGAGAGGCTCAGGAAAACTGTTACTATTAGATAAACTTCTATGTAGACTGAAAGAAACAGGGCACAGAGTGCTCATATTCTCCCAGATGGTGAGAATGTTAGATATCTTGGCCGAATACTTGCAGAGGAGACATTTCCCGTTCCAAAGGCTTGATGGCAGCATAAAGGGGGAAATAAGAAAGCAGGCTTTAGACCACTTCAATGCCGAAGGGTCTCAAGACTTTTGTTTCCTGCTTTCAACGAGAGCTGGTGGCTTGGGTATCAATTTGGCCACGGCCGATACTGTCATCATTTTTGACTCTGATTGGAATCCACAGAATGATTTGCAAGCTCAAGCTCGCGCTCATAGGATAGGACAGAAAAATCAG GTCAACATTTACCGGCTAGTAACGGCCAGGTCTGTCGAAGAAGACATTGTAGAAAGGGCGAAAAGGAAAATGGTCCTGGACCACCTGGTCATACAACGGATGGACACCACTGGCAGAACGGTTCTCAACAAGCGCGATGGTTCCGCTACGACGGCGAACAATCCGTTCAATAAAGAGGACCTGAACGCCATTTTGAAATTCGGCGCTGAAGAGTTGTTCAAAGACGACGATGAGAATGATGAGGACCCTGTC TGTGATATAGATGAAATCTTACAACGTGCCGAGACTCGGGACGAAGGACCCGCCATGGTAGGAGACGAGCTACTATCTGCATTCAAAGTTGCCAGTTTTGCCTTCGATGAAGATAAAGCTGTCATGGAGGTCAAAAAGGAAAACGCTGAAGAAGATGTTAAAGACTGG GACGATATCATTCCCGAGAACGTCCGTAAAACCATTGCTGAGGAAGAGAAGAATAAAGAAATGGAAGATTTGTACTTACCACCAAGAAGAAAGAACTTGCAGCAAAACAATGCTGATGGAA CAGAGGGTGGACGTAAACGTCGCGGCCGCTCGGAGGGGATGGACGGCGCGGACGGCGAAGGTGACGCCGAGAGCGACGCGTCAGATGGCGATGCCAGTGCTGACGATGATCGCCCGAGGAAGCGCGGCCGTCCGCCCGCCTCACACCGAGAGAAGATCAAGGGCTTCACTGACCAGGAG attcgAAGATTCGTCAAGAGCTACAAGAAGTTCTCTGCACCGTTGAAGCATTTGGATAGCATAGCGTGTGACGCAGAGCTACAAGAAAAGCCGTTGGCTGAGCTGAAGCGACTCGGAGAAATCCTCGAGGAGCGGTGCAGGGCAGTGCTCAATGACCCTTCGGAGGCAGTAG ctgAACAAAATGAGGGTCGCAAAAATACCAGGAAGACATTCAAACTTGGAGGAGTACCTGTTAATGCTAAGACATTGTCCGCCTGTTTAGAAGAGTTGGCACCACTAGATAACTTCTTACCTCAGACGAAAGAAGAAAGGTTAAAATGGCAATTGGATTTCAG AACGAGACCAGCTAACTTTGATGTTGAATGGGGTGTCGCCGACGATTCCAAATTACTTGCTGGTATTTACCAGTATGGTATGGGTTCTTGGGAGGCCATTAAAATGGATTCATCGTTTGAGATAGGTGATAAAATTCTTACCAATGAAGACAAGAAGCCACAAGCAAAGCATTTGCAGTCTAGAGCAGAATATttgttgaaattaattaagaaatTATTAGACCAGAAGAATGGCAAACAGAAACAGAGAAAACCAAGAGTCAAACGCGGCACCAAAGAACCTGTAACAAAAGATATCATTGAAGATGATATGAGTTCAGGGGATGATAAGAAAGCTAATAATAAGGGTGTGAAGAATGATAAAGATAAG GGTAAGTTAAAATTAGATGACATATCTACACACGATGAAACTTCTaatgacaaaaaagaaaacttcAAGAATCGCACAAAAAAAGATGGAAAGGGAAGATCGAAAGGTGATAAAGTGAAAGGTCGGAAAAAGCCGGCGGGTCCAATGCACTTCACTGCCAATAACGAGCCTAGAGCCTTGGAGGTTTTGGGGGATCTCGATCCATCTGTATTTGAAGAG TGCAAGGAGAAAATGAGGCCTGTCAAGAAAGCTCTTAGAGCACTAGATAATCCTGATCAGAACTTGTCAGAGTCTGAACAGGTCACTAGAACGCGGACGTGTCTAACGCAAATAGGTTCCCAAATAGACATATGCCTTGAAGCTTATCCTGACCCTGAGAAGAAGGTCGAATGGAGAAGTAATCTCTGGTATTTTGTATCAAAATTTACCAATTTTGATGCTAAACAATTGTATAAATTGTATAAGTATGGTCTCAAGAAAACGGACAATAAAAAAGGTGGTAAACACAAGGAAAATGTAAAG GctaataataaaaaccatcACAACTCAAATAATCATGTGAAACATGCGAAGAGAGATGTAAAACATGATGAATCCAATGAGAAGAAAGATAGAAAAGAAAGATCCAAAGTTGATAAAGAAAAATCAGACAAAGCAAATGATAAGACTCCTCACTCATCAGGAATAAAGAGGAAGTTAGAAGATGGAGAATGTGATCCCGAGCCTAGCGAAAACAAAAGACACGAGAG ACATAAACACAAACACAAGGATCGCAAGGATAGGGATAGCAGCCTGAAGCGGGACGATTTGATGTACAGTTCTCGGAGCCGGTCGGAGCGGGACCGGGATCGGGAGCGGGACCGAGAGCGGGATCGAGACCGGGAGCGGGACCGGGAGCGGGATCGGGATCGCGAGCGGGTGCGGGAGCGGTCGCGGACGCGGCGGGAcagcggcggcgtgggcgggccGCGCGCTCGGGCTCCGTACTCGATGCCGCACGCCACGGCGCTGCACGCGGAGCACCCGGCGCACCCGGGCTGGACGCCGCCCGCCTACCCCGGCCCGCGCCAGTACCGCGGCGACCGGAACGCGCGTCCGCACGATAAGAGGAG TCGGTACAGCGGCTTCGGCGCGATGGCCGGCCCGTACAGCGGGTACTACGAAGGCGCCGCAATGCCCAGCGGCATGGGCTTCCCGCCCGTGCGGCCCTATCCCGACGACTGGCGTGGCTACCCGCCGTCAGACTACCAGTATGACGAGCGGGACTACGAGCGTGAGGTCTACAGGCGCGACTATGATAGACGCGCACCGCCCACGTAA
- the LOC135071966 gene encoding chromodomain-helicase-DNA-binding protein 1 isoform X1, which produces MLLKGFMHESGSESTSDKGEKSDSGSGSGSGSGSESDSGSSSSGSGSGGRSGSEKSSLADRSHHSEHHSNANSSKSDHHTDKDSSDDDSPSKPRSRGGHGRVKSDLWEDNPDIYGIRRSSRSRKEPDRLKLADSDSSERGDRGRSHRKNRKKSDSWNSDTSESDSDMKGSPPPPSKRPGQRSVPLRKKKPARRRRFTSEEEESTEASDEDTRSRTATRRTGAAVSYKEASDEQTDSSDLLEVEGVDGEGEAEPEIEEHSETIEKVLGIRRGKKGVTGNVTTIYYIEEHGDPNEGCNPNDEETTEPQYLIKWKGWSHIHNTWESEASLNEQKVKGLKKLENYIKKEAELSWWRQQAGPEDIDYYECQSELQQELVKTYNNVERIIAEQTRELEGGGTAHEYFCKWESLPYADATWEDSSLIERRWPVEVDNFKQREAAKTTPSRHCPVLRRRPKFHQIKEQPEYMGKDQTYFLRDYQMDGLNWLIHSWCKDNSVILADEMGLGKTIQTICFLYYLFKSQQLYGPFLCVVPLSTMTAWQREFQQWAPDINVVTYIGDVVSRDIIRQFEWSFASSKRLKFNAILTTYEILLKDRQFLRSFSWACLLVDEAHRLKNDDSLLYKALKEFETNHRLLVTGTPLQNSLKELWALLHFIMPYKFESWEEFEKDHEDASTKGYEKLHRQLEPFILRRQKKDVEKSLPAKVEQILRVEMTSIQKQYYKWILTKNYSALRKGVKGSINTFINIVIELKKCCNHALLTKPEDFESRASLATTDAVEKLLRGSGKLLLLDKLLCRLKETGHRVLIFSQMVRMLDILAEYLQRRHFPFQRLDGSIKGEIRKQALDHFNAEGSQDFCFLLSTRAGGLGINLATADTVIIFDSDWNPQNDLQAQARAHRIGQKNQVNIYRLVTARSVEEDIVERAKRKMVLDHLVIQRMDTTGRTVLNKRDGSATTANNPFNKEDLNAILKFGAEELFKDDDENDEDPVCDIDEILQRAETRDEGPAMVGDELLSAFKVASFAFDEDKAVMEVKKENAEEDVKDWDDIIPENVRKTIAEEEKNKEMEDLYLPPRRKNLQQNNADGTEGGRKRRGRSEGMDGADGEGDAESDASDGDASADDDRPRKRGRPPASHREKIKGFTDQEIRRFVKSYKKFSAPLKHLDSIACDAELQEKPLAELKRLGEILEERCRAVLNDPSEAVAEQNEGRKNTRKTFKLGGVPVNAKTLSACLEELAPLDNFLPQTKEERLKWQLDFRTRPANFDVEWGVADDSKLLAGIYQYGMGSWEAIKMDSSFEIGDKILTNEDKKPQAKHLQSRAEYLLKLIKKLLDQKNGKQKQRKPRVKRGTKEPVTKDIIEDDMSSGDDKKANNKGVKNDKDKGKLKLDDISTHDETSNDKKENFKNRTKKDGKGRSKGDKVKGRKKPAGPMHFTANNEPRALEVLGDLDPSVFEECKEKMRPVKKALRALDNPDQNLSESEQVTRTRTCLTQIGSQIDICLEAYPDPEKKVEWRSNLWYFVSKFTNFDAKQLYKLYKYGLKKTDNKKGGKHKENVKANNKNHHNSNNHVKHAKRDVKHDESNEKKDRKERSKVDKEKSDKANDKTPHSSGIKRKLEDGECDPEPSENKRHESRHKHKHKDRKDRDSSLKRDDLMYSSRSRSERDRDRERDRERDRDRERDRERDRDRERVRERSRTRRDSGGVGGPRARAPYSMPHATALHAEHPAHPGWTPPAYPGPRQYRGDRNARPHDKRSRYSGFGAMAGPYSGYYEGAAMPSGMGFPPVRPYPDDWRGYPPSDYQYDERDYEREVYRRDYDRRAPPT; this is translated from the exons ATGCTCCTG AAAGGATTCATGCATGAATCTGGGAGTGAGTCAACAAGTGACAAAGGGGAAAAGAGTGACTCGGGTTCAGGCAGTGGTTCTGGCTCCGGAAGTGAAAG TGACAGTGGCTCTAGCTCATCTGGATCAGGTTCTGGTGGAAGATCAGGATCAGAAAAGTCTTCGTTGGCAGACAGATCACATCACAGCGAACATCACAGTAATGCTAACTCTTCAAAATCTGATCACCATACAGACAAAGACTCTTCAGATGATGACTCTCCATCTAAACCTAGGTCTAGAGGTGGTCATGGTCGAGTCAAATCAGATCTTTGGGAAGACAATCCTGATATATATGGCATCAGGAGGTCAAGTAGATCTAGAAAAGAACCTGATAGACTCAAATTAGCTGATAGTGATTCAAGTGAAAGAGGTGACAGAGGCAGATCACACAggaaaaacagaaaaaaaag TGACTCATGGAATTCCGACACATCAGAGAGTGACAGTGATATGAAGGGTTCACCACCTCCACCATCAAAAAGACCAGGCCAAAGAAGTGTACCATTGAGAAAAAAGAAACCAGCGAGAAGAAGAAGATTCACAAGTGAAGAAGAGGAGTCTACAGAAGCTTCAGATGAAGATACACGAAG TCGAACAGCAACACGGCGTACAGGTGCGGCAGTTAGCTATAAAGAAGCTAGTGATGAACAAACAGACTCTTCTGACCTCTTGGAAGTGGAAGGGGTTGATGGTGAAGGTGAAGCTGAGCCGGAGATTGAAGAACACAGTGAGACAATTGAGAAAGTTCTAGGAATTCGAAGGGGGAAGAAAGGAG TCACTGGGAATGTGACTACCATCTATTACATAGAAGAACATGGTGATCCTAATGAGGGATGTAACCCCAATGATGAAGAAACAACGGAACCTCAGTACCTGATAAAATGGAAAGGGTGGTCACATATTCATAATACGTGGGAGTCTGAAGCATCATTAAATGAACAAAAAGTTAAGGGTCTCAAGAAATTAGagaattatattaaaaaagaaGCCGAACTCTCATGGTGGAGACAACAAGCAGGCCCAGAGGATATAGATTACTATGAATGTCAATCTGAACTCCAGCAAGAGTTGGTTAAAACATACAACAATGTGGAGAGGATAATAG CTGAGCAGACAAGAGAACTGGAAGGTGGAGGAACAGCCCATGAGTATTTTTGCAAGTGGGAGTCTCTGCCTTATGCTGATGCTACATGGGAGGACTCCTCGCTAATAGAGCGGCGATGGCCAGTGGAGGTGGACAACTTTAAACAAAGAGAAGCTGCCAAAACTACTCCGTCTAGACATTGTCCTGTTCTAAGAAGGAGgcccaaatttcatcaaattaagGAGCAGCCTGAATACATGGGAAAAGATCAG acaTATTTTTTAAGAGATTATCAAATGGATGGATTGAACTGGTTAATACATTCCTGGTGTAAAGACAATTCAGTCATTCTTGCCGATGAAATGGGTTTAGGTAAAACAATACAG ACAATATGTTTTTTATACTACCTCTTCAAATCGCAACAACTTTATGGACCATTCTTGTGTGTGGTGCCTTTGAGTACAATGACTGCATGGCAGAGGGAGTTCCAGCAGTGGGCACCGGACATAAACGTAGTTACGTACATTGGCGACGTTGTTAGCAGAGATATT ATTAGACAGTTTGAATGGAGTTTTGCCAGCTCAAAGAGATTGAAATTCAATGCCATTCTAACAACTTATGAAATTTTGTTGAAAGACAGACAGTTCCTAAGGTCTTTTAGTTGGGCATGCTTGTTAGTTGATGAAGCCCATAGACTAAAAAATGACGACTCACTGTTATACAAAGCCTTAAAAGAGTTTGAGACTAACCATAGGTTATTGGTAACTGGAACACCATTACAGAATTCTCTCAAAGAACTATGGGCtctattacattttattatgcCATACAA ATTCGAGTCATGGGAGGAATTCGAAAAAGACCATGAGGATGCATCAACAAAAGGCTATGAAAAATTGCATCGGCAGCTGGAGCCATTTATATTGCGTAGGCAAAAGAAGGACGTTGAGAAGTCATTGCCTGCTAAAGTAGAACAAATATTGAGGGTGGAGATGACCTCCATTCAAAAGCAATATTACAAATGGATTCTAACTAAGAATTACAGTGCCTTGCGTAAAGGCGTGAAAGGGTCGATCAATACGTTCATTAACATTGTGATAGAACTGAAAAAATGTTGTAACCATGCGCTTTTGACGAAGCCAGAGGACTTCGAGTCGAGAGCGTCGCTTGCGACAACAGATGCTGTAGAG AAACTTTTGAGAGGCTCAGGAAAACTGTTACTATTAGATAAACTTCTATGTAGACTGAAAGAAACAGGGCACAGAGTGCTCATATTCTCCCAGATGGTGAGAATGTTAGATATCTTGGCCGAATACTTGCAGAGGAGACATTTCCCGTTCCAAAGGCTTGATGGCAGCATAAAGGGGGAAATAAGAAAGCAGGCTTTAGACCACTTCAATGCCGAAGGGTCTCAAGACTTTTGTTTCCTGCTTTCAACGAGAGCTGGTGGCTTGGGTATCAATTTGGCCACGGCCGATACTGTCATCATTTTTGACTCTGATTGGAATCCACAGAATGATTTGCAAGCTCAAGCTCGCGCTCATAGGATAGGACAGAAAAATCAG GTCAACATTTACCGGCTAGTAACGGCCAGGTCTGTCGAAGAAGACATTGTAGAAAGGGCGAAAAGGAAAATGGTCCTGGACCACCTGGTCATACAACGGATGGACACCACTGGCAGAACGGTTCTCAACAAGCGCGATGGTTCCGCTACGACGGCGAACAATCCGTTCAATAAAGAGGACCTGAACGCCATTTTGAAATTCGGCGCTGAAGAGTTGTTCAAAGACGACGATGAGAATGATGAGGACCCTGTC TGTGATATAGATGAAATCTTACAACGTGCCGAGACTCGGGACGAAGGACCCGCCATGGTAGGAGACGAGCTACTATCTGCATTCAAAGTTGCCAGTTTTGCCTTCGATGAAGATAAAGCTGTCATGGAGGTCAAAAAGGAAAACGCTGAAGAAGATGTTAAAGACTGG GACGATATCATTCCCGAGAACGTCCGTAAAACCATTGCTGAGGAAGAGAAGAATAAAGAAATGGAAGATTTGTACTTACCACCAAGAAGAAAGAACTTGCAGCAAAACAATGCTGATGGAA CAGAGGGTGGACGTAAACGTCGCGGCCGCTCGGAGGGGATGGACGGCGCGGACGGCGAAGGTGACGCCGAGAGCGACGCGTCAGATGGCGATGCCAGTGCTGACGATGATCGCCCGAGGAAGCGCGGCCGTCCGCCCGCCTCACACCGAGAGAAGATCAAGGGCTTCACTGACCAGGAG attcgAAGATTCGTCAAGAGCTACAAGAAGTTCTCTGCACCGTTGAAGCATTTGGATAGCATAGCGTGTGACGCAGAGCTACAAGAAAAGCCGTTGGCTGAGCTGAAGCGACTCGGAGAAATCCTCGAGGAGCGGTGCAGGGCAGTGCTCAATGACCCTTCGGAGGCAGTAG ctgAACAAAATGAGGGTCGCAAAAATACCAGGAAGACATTCAAACTTGGAGGAGTACCTGTTAATGCTAAGACATTGTCCGCCTGTTTAGAAGAGTTGGCACCACTAGATAACTTCTTACCTCAGACGAAAGAAGAAAGGTTAAAATGGCAATTGGATTTCAG AACGAGACCAGCTAACTTTGATGTTGAATGGGGTGTCGCCGACGATTCCAAATTACTTGCTGGTATTTACCAGTATGGTATGGGTTCTTGGGAGGCCATTAAAATGGATTCATCGTTTGAGATAGGTGATAAAATTCTTACCAATGAAGACAAGAAGCCACAAGCAAAGCATTTGCAGTCTAGAGCAGAATATttgttgaaattaattaagaaatTATTAGACCAGAAGAATGGCAAACAGAAACAGAGAAAACCAAGAGTCAAACGCGGCACCAAAGAACCTGTAACAAAAGATATCATTGAAGATGATATGAGTTCAGGGGATGATAAGAAAGCTAATAATAAGGGTGTGAAGAATGATAAAGATAAG GGTAAGTTAAAATTAGATGACATATCTACACACGATGAAACTTCTaatgacaaaaaagaaaacttcAAGAATCGCACAAAAAAAGATGGAAAGGGAAGATCGAAAGGTGATAAAGTGAAAGGTCGGAAAAAGCCGGCGGGTCCAATGCACTTCACTGCCAATAACGAGCCTAGAGCCTTGGAGGTTTTGGGGGATCTCGATCCATCTGTATTTGAAGAG TGCAAGGAGAAAATGAGGCCTGTCAAGAAAGCTCTTAGAGCACTAGATAATCCTGATCAGAACTTGTCAGAGTCTGAACAGGTCACTAGAACGCGGACGTGTCTAACGCAAATAGGTTCCCAAATAGACATATGCCTTGAAGCTTATCCTGACCCTGAGAAGAAGGTCGAATGGAGAAGTAATCTCTGGTATTTTGTATCAAAATTTACCAATTTTGATGCTAAACAATTGTATAAATTGTATAAGTATGGTCTCAAGAAAACGGACAATAAAAAAGGTGGTAAACACAAGGAAAATGTAAAG GctaataataaaaaccatcACAACTCAAATAATCATGTGAAACATGCGAAGAGAGATGTAAAACATGATGAATCCAATGAGAAGAAAGATAGAAAAGAAAGATCCAAAGTTGATAAAGAAAAATCAGACAAAGCAAATGATAAGACTCCTCACTCATCAGGAATAAAGAGGAAGTTAGAAGATGGAGAATGTGATCCCGAGCCTAGCGAAAACAAAAGACACGAGAG CAGACATAAACACAAACACAAGGATCGCAAGGATAGGGATAGCAGCCTGAAGCGGGACGATTTGATGTACAGTTCTCGGAGCCGGTCGGAGCGGGACCGGGATCGGGAGCGGGACCGAGAGCGGGATCGAGACCGGGAGCGGGACCGGGAGCGGGATCGGGATCGCGAGCGGGTGCGGGAGCGGTCGCGGACGCGGCGGGAcagcggcggcgtgggcgggccGCGCGCTCGGGCTCCGTACTCGATGCCGCACGCCACGGCGCTGCACGCGGAGCACCCGGCGCACCCGGGCTGGACGCCGCCCGCCTACCCCGGCCCGCGCCAGTACCGCGGCGACCGGAACGCGCGTCCGCACGATAAGAGGAG TCGGTACAGCGGCTTCGGCGCGATGGCCGGCCCGTACAGCGGGTACTACGAAGGCGCCGCAATGCCCAGCGGCATGGGCTTCCCGCCCGTGCGGCCCTATCCCGACGACTGGCGTGGCTACCCGCCGTCAGACTACCAGTATGACGAGCGGGACTACGAGCGTGAGGTCTACAGGCGCGACTATGATAGACGCGCACCGCCCACGTAA